The following coding sequences lie in one Megalodesulfovibrio gigas DSM 1382 = ATCC 19364 genomic window:
- a CDS encoding Smr/MutS family protein: MAKSPPDNPFASLDRRQFPKRRGPEKPVHEPRIAAVVQDHPDDGSLFGHAMQDVAPLGGKARNAPNLAAPAPPPPPPDPDEEARRALKALVTGEAEFTLEHLDEYLLGYIAQLDRRILQRLRNGEYSPEAHLDLHGLNTLQSFDSLVAFIRHHYMHSKRCVLVVTGRGKNSPDGQGIIKDRVQGWLTRDPFKRVVLAFCTALPKHGGAGAIYILLRKFNKTKGKIAWERTIWDEDV, translated from the coding sequence ATGGCCAAATCTCCCCCCGACAATCCCTTTGCCAGCCTGGACCGCCGCCAGTTCCCCAAGCGCCGCGGACCGGAAAAGCCCGTGCATGAGCCGCGCATTGCCGCGGTTGTCCAGGACCACCCCGACGACGGCTCCCTGTTTGGCCACGCCATGCAGGACGTGGCCCCTCTGGGTGGCAAGGCCCGCAACGCGCCAAATCTGGCCGCCCCGGCCCCGCCGCCGCCCCCGCCAGACCCAGACGAGGAAGCCCGCCGCGCCCTCAAGGCCCTGGTGACTGGCGAGGCGGAATTCACCCTGGAACATCTGGATGAATACCTCCTGGGCTACATTGCCCAGCTGGATCGTCGCATCCTGCAGCGCCTGCGCAATGGCGAGTACAGCCCCGAAGCCCATCTGGATCTGCATGGCCTGAACACCCTGCAGTCTTTCGATTCCCTGGTGGCCTTCATCCGCCATCATTACATGCACAGCAAACGGTGCGTGCTGGTGGTCACCGGGCGAGGCAAAAACTCCCCCGACGGGCAAGGCATCATCAAGGATCGCGTCCAGGGCTGGCTCACCCGGGATCCCTTCAAGCGCGTGGTGCTGGCCTTCTGCACGGCCCTGCCCAAGCACGGCGGCGCCGGCGCCATCTATATCCTGCTCAGAAAATTCAACAAGACCAAGGGAAAAATCGCCTGGGAACGGACGATCTGGGACGAAGACGTGTAG
- a CDS encoding EAL and HDOD domain-containing protein, whose product MEILANHQAFQSIFVARQAIYDRNGKVYAYKLLFRDSAEAQQAVFDDPDKATAQIIADGYALARHGVRPELPLLITLPPNLLRKEIAMALPPEQTIIQVMDAKTPDRTTLNACALLKEAGFTIALSLPSYAALIELADIVSLDLRGREDGDVIKMVQRLSGFSNLHMMVEKVEDKRTFQMARSAGFHYFQGYFFARPMVVPGRKLQPAAAAKIQLIQEVSKEDFELTALSRIIGADPSLSLRLLHFINSASMARTKKVESISQAVTLLGQRPLRQWLMAVLLADMNQTAETEELYYMSVQRARFLELLAECTTRPPLPKDALMLVGLFSKLDALLRISMEEILNGAPLDDAVRATLLGTHAASQWLTLSEAVEDGRWADMQQTLTTFGLSPVKAAVAYNKASVWASELLQDTQLS is encoded by the coding sequence GTGGAAATTCTTGCGAACCACCAGGCCTTCCAGTCGATCTTCGTCGCCCGGCAAGCCATCTATGACCGCAACGGCAAGGTGTACGCCTACAAACTGCTCTTTCGGGACAGCGCCGAGGCGCAGCAGGCCGTGTTTGATGATCCGGACAAGGCGACGGCCCAGATTATCGCAGACGGCTACGCCCTGGCCCGGCATGGCGTACGGCCCGAGCTACCCCTGCTGATCACCCTGCCGCCCAACCTGCTGCGCAAGGAAATTGCGATGGCGCTGCCCCCGGAGCAGACCATCATCCAGGTGATGGACGCCAAGACTCCGGACCGCACCACCCTGAATGCCTGTGCCCTGCTCAAGGAGGCCGGATTCACCATTGCCCTGTCCCTGCCGTCCTATGCCGCGCTCATCGAACTGGCGGACATCGTGTCCCTGGATCTGCGCGGGCGCGAAGACGGGGATGTTATCAAAATGGTGCAGCGTCTTTCCGGATTTTCCAACCTGCACATGATGGTGGAAAAGGTGGAAGACAAACGCACCTTCCAGATGGCCCGCAGCGCCGGGTTCCACTATTTCCAGGGATATTTCTTCGCCCGGCCGATGGTGGTGCCCGGCCGCAAGCTCCAGCCTGCCGCCGCGGCAAAAATACAACTCATCCAGGAAGTCTCCAAAGAAGACTTTGAGCTTACCGCCCTCTCGCGCATCATCGGCGCAGACCCGTCCCTGAGCCTGCGCTTGTTGCATTTCATCAATTCCGCCTCCATGGCCAGGACCAAAAAGGTCGAGTCCATTTCCCAGGCCGTCACCCTGCTGGGCCAGCGCCCCCTGCGGCAGTGGCTCATGGCGGTGCTCCTGGCAGACATGAACCAAACGGCCGAGACGGAAGAGCTGTACTACATGAGCGTGCAGCGCGCCCGGTTTCTGGAACTGCTGGCGGAATGCACCACCCGTCCGCCCCTCCCCAAGGACGCCCTGATGCTGGTGGGCCTGTTCTCCAAGCTGGATGCCCTGCTGCGCATTTCCATGGAAGAAATTCTTAATGGCGCACCCCTGGACGACGCCGTCCGCGCCACCCTGCTTGGCACGCACGCGGCATCCCAATGGCTCACCCTCAGCGAAGCCGTGGAAGACGGCCGCTGGGCAGACATGCAACAGACCCTGACGACGTTCGGCCTGTCCCCGGTCAAGGCTGCCGTGGCCTACAACAAGGCCTCGGTCTGGGCCTCGGAACTGCTGCAGGACACCCAACTGTCGTAA